GTATGAAGATTACGAAGAATATGACGAGTATGAAAGATAGTTAATGATAAGAGCGGGCTTCGGTATTCCGGGCCCGCCTTTAAAAAGTTCTTTGCAAAATGTCTGCATGGATATTTAAAACTTCTGAATGTAATATTGAGTATTAATAATAAGCCACATTTGGGTATCGAATCTCATAACAGTCCAAATAGATAAACCTTGAAGATTATATTCCTCTACAAGTCTAGCCCTTGCATCAAAGCTTCTTGCATCTTTAAACCATACTACATGCAGAATCCCATCGATATCCATATAGTAGAAGTAAGATGACTGTGCTGCTTCATTAAATTGTATTGGTATATCGTTTTCCGATGCAATTTCCACTGCTCTATTATTAGATATTATAACAGCTTCTGTGGCACCTGGAACATATGGAAGTGTCCAATCATAACCTAGAACGGTGACTCCTAGAAAAATTTTTTCGGAGGGAATAATATTAACCACATAATCTAACAATTCTCGTAAAATATTAACCGGAAATATTGCGCTTGGATAGCTATAAGACCTTGCCCAGTCATAAGAAGAAAATATAATTCCATCTGCAAATTCAGATAATTTTGAATAGTCTAATCTTTCAAAATTGACGCCTGGTATATCTACATTCGTTGCCGGTGTAATGGTAACCAGCACCTTATAACCTTCTGAATGAAATATTGCAGAGGCTCTTTTCAAATATGCTGCAATGCTGTCTATGTTGCCATTGGTTACGTTTTCGGCATATATATTTATACCATAAAAACCTTTCGTTCTTAATATGTAAAGAGCGTTATCAATAAAGCGATCCTGCACAGTAGGGTTATTTATAATATTATAGGTTACTTCACGTCTAATGATTCCCTCTTCAGTCATAGTGGAAATAAACATCATGGGCGCAGCACCATATGTTTTAGCTAACTGGATAATTTCAGTATCATCAGAACTGGAGATAATTTCGCCTTCACTTGTAGTCCTATAATTAAAAATAGTCAGATAAGTTAAATAAGGGAGCGTCTTTGTTAAAATAAATCTATCTATATAAGGAAATGTATAACCAATAGTACCAACTGATCTTGTTTTATTCGTCTGATAACTAATAACAATCGTTTCACCAGCGTACAAATATTCTCTATCGGAAAGATAGGGGTTATTTCTTAATAGTTCCATTGGCGTAGTACCATGCTGCTCCGCAATACTCTCTAAGGTATCACCGACCTGGACGGTATAAAGTGTTTCAGGTTGAACAATTACAATAGTCTGGCCTACTGCTAAATCGTTAGGATTTGTAATTCCGTTCTCCAATATTAATCTGTCAACAGGGATTTCGTAATACTCTGATATTGAATAGATGGTTTCACCGGGCTGGACAACATGTATGACCATGGCTTCCCTCAAATGATCTTATTAATTCTATTATATGCTAATCCTACCTGTTTATAACATCATAGTATGCGGGTATCCGATATTCTGTCGTTCTTTGCAATCTCCTGCGGTAATGATTGCAACTCAACTTTTACTCCATAAAACTAAAGAATTTCCCCAGTAAATTTACCGGGGAAACCTCAAACACCATCAATAGGCGGTAACTCGATTAATCTTTAAATACAATTGTATAATAAAGAATTATTTGTTTATTACCACAAGGGCATGTACAGCCTAAAAAAACTGTATCCTCTTGATTAAAACAAAAACCAAAAATGTGACCAAAAAGGTTGATTAAGAATAAGAAAAAATTCAATTCTCTCTCTAACTCTCTTGTGCTGCAGTAAGTGAAAACTTGAGCATACCAATTTTTACATGGCCTATGATCACCACGTCTAGGAATGTCCCAATCAATATTAAATTTTTTTCTCAGCATTTCCCTTTTTTCGTCATCTGATTTTTCTTCTATAGAATCTAATACTTCTTGTTTTAATTCTTCTAATTCATTTTCCTGTATTTTCATAACAATATTGCGCCCCCTTAAATATTTACTTACAATATAATAATATTCAATATAATTATTTTTGACACAAGCCCTGATCCATGGCCTTTGTATTGCGGGGAAGTGTGGGGACTATGAGAGGGTTTAGTTTAATGCTATAAACACACCTTGTCTATTTAGCTCATACATTATAGTACAATCTTAGCTAAGGAGGGTATAGAATATATGTGTTGCTTTAATAGACATTGTGGCTGTAATTTTGGCTGTGGGTTTAATAGATGTTTTGGCTGTGGGTTTAATAGATGTTTTGGATGCGGGTTTAATAGATGTTGTAATTTCGGCTGCGGCTGTAATTTTGATAACGACTGCCATAATGATTGCGACAGAGATCGTTGCGACAGAGATCGTTGCGACAGAGATCGTTGTGACAGAGATCGTTGCGACAGAGATCGTTGTGACAGAGATCGTTGCGACAAAGATCGTTGCGACAGAGATCGTTGCGACAGAGATCGTTGCGACAAAGATCATAAGCGGCAGTCACACGTTCATGAAGTTCAAGGCAGTGTACAGATAGCAGAACGCGAAGAAGATCCCCATAATCATCGTTTTGCTACGGTTTCAGGTGAAGCAATTCCTGCAGGTAAGAACCACTTTCATGAAGTAAAATTTAGAACAGATTTTTATGAAAATCATTTTCATGAATTTCGTGGCAAAACATCGCTTGCAATTCCTGTTGGTGGGGGCAGACATGTTCATTTTCTGGAATCAGTAACAGAAGTGAGCGATGGTCACGTTCATGACTTTAGAGTAGCCACCTTGATTAATGATCCTATCGGTGAAGAAGATAAGTCCACCACATCTCAGGATAGTTTGAGAAATAAATTATATATGTAAGTGTTGTTAATATTAAATGGCGAGTATCTGGTTTTCCGGGCTCGCTTTTTGCTTTTTATTAATCAAATCACCATGCCCCATCTATTGTCTATAATATAGAAAATCAGCTTGAATCCATATCGTATTCCGCCAATCACAGCCTCACATCTATATTCAGTTGCACGGTTTCCATCATAGCATTTATCATCAGTACTTTTAATGCATAGATTTGTTATGGTCTGTAAAATTCCGTCCTCGCCCTCAAACTTAAAAAGCAGCGGTCGGGGCGGGCAGCCAGGGGAATACCAGGCCATGCAAGCAATGGGGTACATCGTGCCCCTTATTATTCCACTATCAATTCTTTTTACATTGGTCCCGATTCCGAAAACTCCCATATAGATACCTACCTATTATAATACTGTTCGTACCATCGTGGTTTTCTTTTGTATTCATTTCTATCTTCATTGTTCCCAGCTGATTCCTTAAAAAAGCCACATGCATTATTATTGATAATACAATTTGCCGTATCTACATTATAGTTAGGGCATTTATTTATATCTGGCGCAAGATCACAACTTCCAAACATCTGACATCACCTCCCGATATAAGTATACAAACATATGTTCTATAAGTCAAAAGGTAAATTATGGAAAAATATTCCAGAAGATCCAAAGACAATACATGGTAATATCAATAAAAAAGGTAGATACAAAATGTTACCGATATATGTGTGAAGATGATAAATGGCAACTGGAGAGACTTAGGAGAATCATATCAGATATAATACAAACGGTAGGTTTGAGTGAATCTATGGAAATTGTATGTGCATCTACAAATCCGCTGGATATTATAGATTATTTGTACAGGAACCCAAAGCAATCACTGTATTTTTTAGATATAGACCTAGGGCAATATATGAATGGTTTAGACTTAGGGGTAAAAATTAGAGAAATAGATCCAAGAGGATATATTGTTATAGTAACAGTGCATTCAGAAATGGCAATCCTTACAATCAGGCGAAAGATTGAAGCAATGGATTTTATAGAAAAGGATGAGCCACTAAGTATACCTGTGAGAGTTAGAGACTGTATGATACATGCGCTTGAATTATTTTGTACCATGCCTGAAAGTCAAATATCAAAGAAGATAAGCTTTATAAGCAATCAGGCACCAATGGCTAAAAATTTATATGAAATATATTTTATAGAAGCAATACCATTATAACTGGGGAAAGTAAGAATACACGAAAAGGATAAATATATAGAAGCATCGTTGACGCTTCATAAAATACAGGAAGATCTTGACAAAACATTTTATCAGTGCCATAAATCATATATAGTCAATTTGAATCACATAAAGGAAATAGATCATAGAAGATGTATTGCCATAATGGCGAATGGTCGAGAAGTAAAGATTGCAATAAGGCAGCTGAAAAATTTAGAAAAGTATTACATAGAATTTCTTTCAAATAGGTAGATAAAAAAGTTTATACGTTCTTGCTATACGGGCATCCAGTTAGGGCATTGGACCCTGTTGCCGTCACAGTACTGGGTAAGAATGGGCTGCCTGATGCCGGGGCGGGATAAGTAACTATTAAAGATTTCATCGACGACCTGGGAAATGCTTTCATAAATGTTTCGTCCATAGATCCATT
This genomic stretch from Lacrimispora sphenoides harbors:
- a CDS encoding response regulator — encoded protein: MVISIKKVDTKCYRYMCEDDKWQLERLRRIISDIIQTVGLSESMEIVCASTNPLDIIDYLYRNPKQSLYFLDIDLGQYMNGLDLGVKIREIDPRGYIVIVTVHSEMAILTIRRKIEAMDFIEKDEPLSIPVRVRDCMIHALELFCTMPESQISKKISFISNQAPMAKNLYEIYFIEAIPL
- a CDS encoding YmaF family protein gives rise to the protein MAEREEDPHNHRFATVSGEAIPAGKNHFHEVKFRTDFYENHFHEFRGKTSLAIPVGGGRHVHFLESVTEVSDGHVHDFRVATLINDPIGEEDKSTTSQDSLRNKLYM
- a CDS encoding LytTR family DNA-binding domain-containing protein; the encoded protein is MHEKDKYIEASLTLHKIQEDLDKTFYQCHKSYIVNLNHIKEIDHRRCIAIMANGREVKIAIRQLKNLEKYYIEFLSNR
- a CDS encoding LysM peptidoglycan-binding domain-containing protein, whose amino-acid sequence is MVIHVVQPGETIYSISEYYEIPVDRLILENGITNPNDLAVGQTIVIVQPETLYTVQVGDTLESIAEQHGTTPMELLRNNPYLSDREYLYAGETIVISYQTNKTRSVGTIGYTFPYIDRFILTKTLPYLTYLTIFNYRTTSEGEIISSSDDTEIIQLAKTYGAAPMMFISTMTEEGIIRREVTYNIINNPTVQDRFIDNALYILRTKGFYGINIYAENVTNGNIDSIAAYLKRASAIFHSEGYKVLVTITPATNVDIPGVNFERLDYSKLSEFADGIIFSSYDWARSYSYPSAIFPVNILRELLDYVVNIIPSEKIFLGVTVLGYDWTLPYVPGATEAVIISNNRAVEIASENDIPIQFNEAAQSSYFYYMDIDGILHVVWFKDARSFDARARLVEEYNLQGLSIWTVMRFDTQMWLIINTQYYIQKF